The region CATGGTCCAGCTGGTTGACATTTCCACTAATGTTTTGGCATTTGACCATGTGCCTGCTGTTCATCTGGCCCTTGGTCTTATAATAGTCCCTGTTCACAAGATTGGACaattaaacaaacacagttaCTGCTGGTAAATCATTTACTGCTCGCAGAATTATTTTTGCCCTCATGTCATCAGGCTAGCACCTGATGACATGAGCACTGATACTaattgttattttcattactaATTAACTTCTTAATTATCTTTTACATCaatcatttttgcttgataaattaGACAATCTATATCCAGGACTActctataaataaaataatctctgtCCATTTAGCATGTTTCCCACTTCACAGTAAGTTTGTTACAAATAAGCTGTTATAAACTGAACATTCAGCTGTTCGATTACATCCTGTCACATTCAGTTTATGATAGCGTTCATGTAAATTAGAAAGAAGAACTATggttaagtgaaaaaaaaagaaaccacacTTTTTCACCTCAGTGACCTCTTCAGctctaaaatgtgtttaataagCAGCACATCATACTCGTGTAAAATTTGGTATCcacttttattgtgttttcaagATTTTCCTAAAACCTGTGCACTGGTGGCACATAttataaattaaaatggaaaatgattgTTAACGGCAGCCAGGGCAAACTTCTGGCTTCGTCCTAGGCCTGTTTGATAGTGACACAAATCAGTACAGTGCTGGTATCTGTCTCCCCCTTGAGgacaactaaaagaaaaaacaaaagtcatgTCGAGAAATGATTGTACTTCACTGGAATTGGCTTACCTCAACCTTAAAAGGCACAGCAAAATGAGTAAATCAGAAATGTCCTCTTATTGTCACTTATGCTGTCCAAATCtttgaaagctgaaataatGCTTTACATTCAACGTACTTTCCTTTCTACTGCTGTAGCTTCTCTCTCAATATCTTGTTTGTGCTATACATTATGCAGTCAGCATCGGAGAGTACACGTCTAACACTCAAAGGGTAAAAGCATTTTGTTTGACCAGCCCCAGGAGCTCTGGAAATGCATCACTTGCTGTAAGAAGGCCATCAGCACAAAACAAAGATCCAAAATCTTCATactagaaaaagagagacaactACAGCGTGGTTTACAACGGACAGGGTTAATTCACAAAGTTACCTCAACATGCCAATCTCTATCCACCATTGCctcaaaacacacacgcgcgcgcacgcacTCATACACGGAcgcacatcaaaacacacaatcatCTATGAAATCTACAAGCTACAGAGTGCCAGATAAGGGGTATCCCAAGGTGCTTTAAGAGGGACTGCACAGCATATGTTGTCTTTGTAAATGTCACTGACAGTAAACAATGAAAGTACACACAAAGGactgattttttaaaacaaaacaaagagcacaAACCCGAGGCAAAGCAAAGGAGAGGATCCGTTTTGTGgaaaggcaaaaaacaaaaacaaaaacagatccACATAATAAAAGCAGCTTAAAAGGGAAAAAACTACAGTACAGACAATGAACCCaagtcaaatataaaagaaTCAATCTTCAAAAGCTAAAATGATGATTCTCATGAATTATCATGGGACCTCTTAGCATATCTTTGCTCAGAAAAACCtaaatcatttttctctgttttgatgATTGCATTTCAGTAGacaggcatgtttttttttttttgtgacattcaAGGCCATGGTATCATTTGGAAAAACACAGTAACTTCACTTCATGTTTTCACTGGCATTTCTGAAAAACAATGCTGTCTACTTGACCAAGATGAATCTCCTGCATTTTCTCCTTTGATATAACATATTGCACATCATGTCTTGAAAGGGGAAGTAAATGACATTGGTGACATGCATTACCAATAACAATCACAAATTAAAATTGACTGTCAGTCATACAAAAGTTAAATTACTTTGCAGTAATATTTTGCTACTTGTTCAGCTTTCCATATTCTTCATCGATTTGGCACATTGTCCTACTATTAAAGGCAAAGAGTCAGACCTAAGCAATGTACTGTAGGGCAcagttttcaacatctgactgCATCCTAAAACACCCTGCAAACATCTGCATAATGCCACACCACCTTGGCTTCCTGTCTGAACAGCTAGGACAGTTTTGGCTAAAAAAAGGTGCAGTTACTTTTAGGCAGGAGCAGCCACCTGGGGCTGCTCAGTTGGTTTCATACGTGGACAGCAGGGCTGCATCTACCGGCTCCATGCAGGATGGGCAGGTGAAGGAGCGCATCAGCCAGGGGTCAATGCAATCCACGTGGTAGATGTGAAGGCAGGGCAAGAACCGAATGGGATCGCCATACTCAAAATCCATCATGCAGATCACACacctgaaggagagagaagcaCATATTTCCCATATTATTAATCttcaaaaatgaagaaaacttGCTTGTAAAATTAGGCCCATTTAATCAGTTTCACAGATTTTAAAACTGAATACAATTAACCTTCCACAAGTATTGTTAAAAACCAACTTATTGTCACTGACCTAAATGGCCATTTTAACCAACGGCAAGAATAACTACAATGTGTACATTGTGGAAAGATCAGAAACTGTTCAATCTATTTTTAACAATGAATTAACCAAAGAATTTTCTTCAgctttaaaacatgtttaataaaCAGCACATCATACTCATGTAAAATTTGGTACCCATTTTTATTGTGGTATTGTGTTCatagtgttaaaaaaaaaggggtacacttttgctttctttcaggCTGCCTTGAGAGGATGTACTAATGTGCTAGGCACCTGATGTCACATTCAATAACTAACTCATAGGGCTATGTATAGCTTATCACCCAAACAATAATGTAGGGCAATACAACTGTGCATCCTGTCAACATGTTGTTTATAAGCACTATGGTGTTGACCAAAATCCTACATTATCTTAGTCAGTGGGCACCTTTACTCACTCAATATGACATGGATCACTTTCTAACCTGTTAAGAGTCATTTGTATAATAGataaatatttgtaaatatcTTGCATTTTgcagcatttcattttcacttttatcatttaattGCAGAATGCTAAATTAGGACCAATAATGACTGCAGTCAGCTAGGTCTTCTGATTGGTTAAAATGTATAACAAACTGTTCTTGTTAGAGTCTGTAGAGCACACTAGTCTTTGACTGTGCTTCAGTGACTGAACCACACTACCACAACTTATCTATCCAAAGGCTTTAGGCTAgagttgtattttaaaaaatggtacTAAAAATGAACCGTCTATTATATTCCATTAACATTGTGTGTTAATGGAATATAATGGAACCCTGTCTATTATATTCCATTAACACACAATGTGCAATGTGCTTTTTCCAATTTCAGACTCACTCTTTAACTTTTTTGTCAGAGGGGTCAGAGCCTGGGTCAAAGATGCCTTTGGGTAGGTGCTGGATGAGACCAATGCGCTGCGCAATGCGGACCTGCTCCTCCTCGGTCAGCTGGCTGGCCAGACGACTCTCACCTGGTGTGGGATGGTACACTGGCACCGGTTGAGCGcgctccaggaaaaaaaaaggaacagcgTACAACTAGAGTCATCTATGAAGCAAGTCCTCTTGGAAGGGGGAATTTAAATATACAGAAGAACATGGAGCCGTACGACAAATGGTATgacccccacagagccctgatctcaacatcatggaggCAGACTGGGATCATAATGAAGAAGACGCACTTCattatgaaaacacagacaacccAAATCCACAGAACTGTGAGAAGTTCTCCAAGATATTTGGAACTACCAAGTACTTTGAAAAACTGTGTAgaggagaactggtgctgtTTTAGAGGTAACACCAGTTGCTTTCGTTTTggtttttctctgttcattgCACTTTGTGTAAAGTTAATTGATAAATAATAACCATTcctggcatttaaaaaaataaaaaaaacatcctcactttactttttATGCCTACAACTTTTGCACACTACTCTATGCCAGTATTATTTTTGCATTAGAGGTTATCAAATTCCAGATTTACGTTAATGTTAGTGTCAGTGTGGTAAGTTTTAAAGGTAATTTGGACTATTCTTAGTCTTGGTATTGTCTGGAATTTTGGTTGTCATAATTACCTTAGATACCTTATGTTGCTTTATAGATACTGAGATTCAGCAGTCTACACCATGCAGGTCTACAGTCTACAGGTATCACTGATTAGTAGACTTTATAGTAATGGATTATTAAACGTTAATGATGCGACATGTCCTTAAATCCCCGGAGTGTATTTCATTTGACCCCCCAGGCTGCTCACTTGGTATGGCGGCGGAGGCTCTCCGGGCAGACTGCCCCCCTCAGACTCGTTCAACAGCGACAGGTCATCCGCACCTTGCGAAAACAGACAGTTCCCCATTGAACTGAGACCACCATGAGAGGGTCCGATTCTCTCTTAGACTGAGGGACACTTAGCAAGTGTCGACTggagctaagctaactagctgccGTCTGAACGATTTGGCTTAGCGTTAGCTTAGCTAGCTGTTAGCTGACAGTTTGTTATCATTCCGCGAAGAGCTGAACGGTGAATCAGCAGGAGAAGCGACGTCGCTCATTCGCCCAATACTGAGTTATACGGTGGCTGGTAAAACAACCAGTGACAAAGATTTCTACCGTTACAGTGAGGTGATGTTTTGTGTTGGCCTGTtgtgtttacaagaaaaaaaaagacacggACCGGATATACCATCATCGGGATGTATATTACagacattcaaaataaaagcggacacttttgaaatttaaaaatgtgttttaaatggttttaaCTGTGGAGGCTAAGAACATACTAAATAGCCAGTATGGTCACTGCAAAAATCCCTCTTTGATTGTTAAAACACGAACtgtaataaattttaaaaatatctcaaatcagataaaacatgaaacagtttTCTGTAAAATGTTATGCTGTTGATTCAGCATCTTAACCGACCAGCTGTTAGATCACTGTAGGTCAGCTGGCACTCTGGCTGGGGTATATTGAATGGATATGCTGACTCAGCAACACCTGCGATTGGTCCTGCAGATTCTCCACCTGCTCTGGGTCTTTGAGGCTGCACGTCTCTGCTCCAAGAAGTCAAAAAGCAGACATTAGTTACATTGTCCATTCAAAAAGGAGCACCAGTCGCTGGATAAATAACTCCCTACCTGGCTTGAACAGTAAAATGGCCTTCAGGCAAGCAAACTCAGTAGGGTCAAGAGCCAGGGCCTAGAAGCGATTGAAGACCTCTTCCAGGATGTGCAGGTCAGCTGTGGGGAGGCTGCTCTTGGCCTGCTTTGTGGGGAAAAGGTCTGGCAGAGACAGAAGGGGACAGCTGTCCATGGGCAGGGACCACTGGATGGCACAGAGGAGGAACATCTCACTTCAAGCTTCTTCAAGGAGGATCACCTGAGAATATCACAGAAATACAGCACGTGTTGTGAGCCTCACCCATGACAGAGCATATCTACTGGGTGATTTCAAGAAGAAATTAATGAGTTATGCTTAAAAATGATCTTTCACACTGTGTGACTTTCATGCATCTAAGTCTGCTGATGCTGCAAGTGGAAAAGATTAGCTTTCTTTGAATTTTCCTGCCTAACTCATTACTTGTTACAGTATCTGTGCAGAAAATTGTTAATGTTATCAGCACTAGCCAAGGCCAGACTTTGATGGACCATGGGAAGACTATGTGCTTGAGTAAGTCTTCAGAAAACAGGTTCAGACCAGTGTGATGGATGAGTGAGGCTGAACAATAAATGccttttgctttctctgtcttgtGTCTTGCTCTGTCACTTGACACTTAGATCCATTTGCATACCTAGCTTGTACAATAAACATTCTGGCAACGAAAATATATTGTCTTGGCGTTGCTGGTTTTCAGCAGGGATTTCCCTGCGGCCCACGAGAAAGTGCATTTACACCTCACAATTGGTTGCCGTATAAATTCACGGCTTTATACCACCTGTAGACCACACTTTGCTGTGGTCTACAGGTGGTTCTGTGTAGCCTGTCACAAATTAAgataaagtaaaatattaacTTTCTGGCCTTTGTGACAATCAGTGGCCACAAGCTTGTCCTTTCAGCTGTCACGGTCTTCATCAACACTGTGGATCCCAGAGGGAGACAGTCACTCTCTGACTGTTTCTCAAAAGTGTGGTCACAGGCAGTGGAGCTGATTAGAGCTGAGTAAACCCACAGCTGATGAGTCAGAGATGCTGTTTGAAACTGGAGCATTGATAGGCTTATATGTTACCATTCAGTTACAGTAATAAGATCTTCTAAGTCACATCCGTGTTAATTTAAACCCAGTTTGGTTTCCCTTAGATTTGCTCAAAACAGTGTCAGGGGAAGAATATATCAGTGTGTCTCTTTATGTATCCAAGAAAAGTTGAGAGTTGAAGGAGTTTTGAGCAATGTGAAAACTCATGATGCAGGATCTGGTTCATCCATGATGAAAAGTAGTGACCACAGCATTATTAttttgcacagatttttttgtttttctcatttaaacCAATGAAACTGAAGGTGAGATTTCTAGTAAGAACAGGATGGAAAGGTGGGCAATGACATAAGGTAAAAATGTAATCTggtgaaatgtcaaaaagacTTTTACCTATCGCTATTATTTGTAACTGTACTTTTAtttgacaaaggaaaaaaaacaaaaactatgatTGCTAACTGCGCGAGTTGTGTGTACTGCAGTATAGCAACATCTGAAGTCTGAAGGAATGAAAATAGTT is a window of Toxotes jaculatrix isolate fToxJac2 chromosome 4, fToxJac2.pri, whole genome shotgun sequence DNA encoding:
- the rnf11a gene encoding RING finger protein 11a isoform X1, whose translation is MGNCLFSQGADDLSLLNESEGGSLPGEPPPPYQERAQPVPVYHPTPGESRLASQLTEEEQVRIAQRIGLIQHLPKGIFDPGSDPSDKKVKECVICMMDFEYGDPIRFLPCLHIYHVDCIDPWLMRSFTCPSCMEPVDAALLSTYETN
- the rnf11a gene encoding RING finger protein 11a isoform X2 translates to MGNCLFSQGADDLSLLNESEGGSLPGEPPPPYQRAQPVPVYHPTPGESRLASQLTEEEQVRIAQRIGLIQHLPKGIFDPGSDPSDKKVKECVICMMDFEYGDPIRFLPCLHIYHVDCIDPWLMRSFTCPSCMEPVDAALLSTYETN